Proteins encoded together in one Rana temporaria chromosome 6, aRanTem1.1, whole genome shotgun sequence window:
- the LOC120942814 gene encoding olfactory receptor 1052-like codes for MGNQTILKDLILSGLSDLPTLQLPLFLFFLLIYLLTLIWNSLIIVLIVTESHLHVPMYFFLGNMGGLDLCCSSLTVPRMLFDLHTETRKITISACITQVFFFTFCTTSEVSLLAVMSYDRFSAICQPLHYTQIMSWKVCGQLMTIVGCLSFTNSLVHTLYTCNLTFCGSDIIESFFCDLPQLLQISCSDISINVLLLFIFGGSITIGCLTLTFLSYVYIFKTVLKMKVGGGRRKVFSTCTPHLTVMFIFYGSVFFNYFQLNESHRFAGNKGVSVFYTVILPLLNPLIYSLRNQDIRKASRDVLKKILPNAV; via the coding sequence ATGGGAAATCAGACCATTTTGAAGGATCTAATTCTCTCCGGATTATCTGACCTCCCGACTCTACAGCTCCCTTTgtttctcttcttcctcctcatctACCTTCTGACATTAATCTGGAATTCTCTGATCATTGTCCTCATAGTCACCGAATCTCACCTCCATGTTCCTATGTATTTCTTCCTTGGGAACATGGGCGGTTTGGACCTCTGTTGTTCTTCATTAACCGTCCCACGGATGTTATTTGACCTTCACACCGAGACAAGAAAAATTACTATATCAGCTTGTATAACCCAAGTCTTCTTCTTCACTTTCTGTACTACTTCTGAGGTTTCTCTGTTGGCTGTCATGTCCTATGACCGATTTTCTGCCATTTGTCAGCCGTTACATTACACACAGATCATGAGCTGGAAAGTGTGTGGTCAGTTGATGACCATCGTGGGGTGTCTCAGTTTTACCAACTCTTTAGTTCACACACTTTATACCTGCAATTTAACATTTTGTGGATCAGATATTATAGAAAGTTTCTTCTGTGACCTTCCTCAGTTGCTTCAGATTTCCTGCAGTGACATCTCCATCAACGTTCTTCTCCTCTTTATCTTTGGTGGCTCCATTACTATCGGGTGTCTGACGCTGACCTTCCTGTCCTATGTCTATATATTCAAAACCGTCCTAAAAATGAAAGTTGGGGGCGGTAGACGTAAAGTATTCTCTACATGTACCCCTCATCTCACTGTGATGTTTATATTTTATGGCTccgtattttttaattattttcagcTAAATGAAAGTCATCGGTTTGCCGGTAACAAAGGGGTCTCTGTGTTTTACACGGTGATCCTTCCACTCCTCAACCCTCTGATTTACAGTCTGAGGAACCAGGATATCAGAAAAGCGTCCCGAGATGTTTTAAAGAAGATCCTCCCCAACGCAGTATAG
- the LOC120942815 gene encoding olfactory receptor 1019-like produces the protein MGNQTILKELILSGFSDLPALRLPFFLFFLLIYLMTLIWNSLIIVLVVTSSHLHVPMYFFLGNLAGLDLCCSSLTVPRMLFDLLTKTRKISIQACITQVFFFIFCATSEVSLLAVMSYDRYSAICLPLHYTQIMSWKVCGQLMSIVCCLSFTNSLVHTLHAFNLTFCGSDIIESFFCDLPQLLQISCSDIHINVLLLFIFGGSITIGCLTLTFLSYVYIFQTVLKMKVGGGRRKVFSTCTPHLTVMFIFYGSVFFNYFQLNESHRFAGNKGVSVFYTVILPLLNPLIYSLRNQDIRKASRNVLKKILPNAV, from the coding sequence ATGGGAAATCAGACAATTTTGAAGGAATTAATTCTCTCCGGATTTTCTGACCTTCCAGCTCTTcgtcttcctttcttcctcttcttcctcctcatctACCTTATGACATTAATCTGGAATTCTCTGATCATTGTCCTCGTAGTCACTTCCTCTCACCTCCACGTTCCTATGTATTTCTTCCTCGGGAACCTGGCCGGTTTGGACCTCTGTTGTTCCTCATTAACCGTCCCACGAATGTTATTTGACCTTCTCACCAAGACAAGAAAGATTTCCATACAGGCTTGTATAACCCAAGTTTTCTTCTTTATATTCTGTGCTACTTCTGAGGTTTCTCTGTTGGCTGTCATGTCCTATGATCGATATTCCGCCATTTGCCTaccattacattacacacagatcATGAGCTGGAAAGTGTGTGGTCAGTTGATGTCCATCGTGTGTTGTCTCAGTTTTACCAACTCTTTAGTTCACACACTTCATGCCTTCAATTTAACATTTTGTGGATCAGATATTATAGAAAGTTTCTTCTGTGACCTTCCTCAGTTGCTTCAGATTTCCTGCAGTGACATCCACATCAACGTTCTTCTCCTCTTTATCTTTGGTGGCTCCATTACTATCGGATGTCTGACGCTGACCTTCCTGTCCTATGTCTATATATTCCAAACCGTCCTAAAAATGAAAGTTGGGGGCGGTAGACGTAAAGTATTCTCTACATGTACCCCTCATCTTACTGTAATGTTTATATTTTACGGCTccgtattttttaattattttcagcTAAATGAAAGCCATCGGTTTGCTGGTAACAAAGGGGTGTCCGTGTTTTACACGGTGATCCTTCCACTCCTCAACCCTCTGATTTACAGTCTGAGGAACCAGGATATCAGAAAAGCATCCCGAAATGTTTTAAAGAAGATCCTCCCCAACGCAGTATAG